The proteins below come from a single Triticum aestivum cultivar Chinese Spring chromosome 5D, IWGSC CS RefSeq v2.1, whole genome shotgun sequence genomic window:
- the LOC123125226 gene encoding probable polyamine transporter At3g13620: protein MNQEILTDRQPSQSEEQGQHPQPHGAVAQEHAPHDQQLQQGGGRTPASSGHLRRKITLIPLVFLIYFEVAGGPYGSEKAVRAAGPLFTLLGFLVFPFAWGVPESLVTAELAAAFPGNGGFVRWADHAFGPLAGSLLGTWKYLSIVINIAAYPALVADYLGGVAPAVAEPGRTRTGTVIGMTLFLSFVNYAGLSIVGWGTVALGIVSLAPFVLMTAMAVPKVRPRRWASQVNGRKDWRLFFNTLFWNLNYWDSASTMAGEVERPERTFPRALAVAVVLIAVSYLLPLMAATGATDAPPDAWVNGYLADAAGIIGGPWLKYWTGAGAVISSIGMFEAQMSSGSFQLLGMAELGLVPSVFARRAAYTGTPWVAIAASTAVTIAVSFLGFDDVVATANFLYSLGTLLEFASFIWLRVKHPALKRPYRVPLPLPALVAMCAVPSAFLAYVCAVAGWRVFAVAAGLTALGVGWHGIMRECRARKLLRFNNVVAAVHQEDAEDTV from the exons ATGAACCAAGAAATCCTAACTGACAGACAACCATCACAGAGTGAGGAACAAGGACAACATCCACAGCCGCATGGGGCCGTCGCGCAAGAGCACGCACCACATGACCAGCAGCTgcagcaaggcggcggccggaCCCCGGCGTCGTCCGGCCACCTGCGGCGCAAGATCACTCTGATTCCGCTCGTCTTCCTCATCTACTTCGAGGTGGCAGGCGGCCCGTACGGCTCCGAGAAGGCCGTCCGCGCGGCGGGCCCGCTGTTCACGCTGCTCGGCTTCCTCGTCTTCCCCTTCGCGTGGGGCGTCCCGGAGTCGCTCGTCACCGCAGAGCTCGCCGCCGCGTTCCCGGGCAACGGCGGCTTCGTCCGGTGGGCCGACCACGCCTTCGGCCCGCTCGCGGGCTCCCTCCTCGGTACGTGGAAGTACCTCAGCATCGTCATCAACATCGCCGCCTACCCGGCCCTCGTCGCCGACTACCTTGGCGGCGTGGCCCCCGCGGTCGCGGAGCCCGGCAGGACGCGCACGGGCACGGTGATCGGCATGACGCTGTTCCTCTCGTTCGTGAACTACGCTGGCCTGAGCATTGTCGGCTGGGGCACGGTGGCGCTGGGGATAGTGTCGCTGGCCCCGTTCGTGCTGatgacggcgatggcggtgccCAAGGTGCGGCCGCGTCGGTGGGCGTCGCAGGTGaatgggaggaaggactggaggcTCTTCTTCAACACGCTCTTCTGGAACCTCAACTACTGGGACAGCGCGAGCACCATGGCCGGCGAGGTGGAGCGGCCGGAGCGGACGTTCCCGCGGGCGCTGGCGGTGGCGGTTGTCCTGATCGCCGTCAGTTACCTGCTGCCGCTTATGGCCGCCACTGGCGCCACGGATGCACCGCCGGATGCCTGGGTCAATGGCTACTTGGCCGACGCCGCAG GCATTATCGGGGGCCCATGGCTCAAGTACTGGACGGGGGCCGGTGCGGTGATTTCCTCCATCGGCATGTTCGAGGCCCAGATGAGTAGTGGCTCGTTCCAGCTCCTCGGGATGGCGGAACTCGGCCTCGTCCCGTCCGTCTTCGCCCGCCGCGCTGCCTATACCGGGACCCCATGGGTAGCCATCGCCGCGTCGACCGCCGTCACGATCGCCGTCTCCTTCCTCGGCTTCGACGACGTCGTCGCCACCGCCAACTTCTTGTATAGCTTGGGCACGCTGCTCGAGTTCGCCTCCTTCATCTGGCTCCGTGTCAAGCACCCGGCGCTGAAGCGCCCCTACCGCGTGCCACTGCCGCTGCCTGCGCTCGTGGCCATGTGCGCTGTGCCGTCGGCTTTTCTGGCCTATGTGTGCGCGGTGGCTGGGTGGAGGGTGTTCGCCGTGGCGGCTGGGCTGACGGCTCTCGGTGTCGGCTGGCATGGCATCATGAGGGAGTGCAGGGCTAGGAAGTTGCTCAGGTTCAACAACGTGGTTGCTGCTGTCCATCAGGAGGATGCTGAAGACACGGTGTGA